From the genome of Epinephelus lanceolatus isolate andai-2023 chromosome 23, ASM4190304v1, whole genome shotgun sequence, one region includes:
- the LOC144461771 gene encoding uncharacterized protein LOC144461771 yields the protein MCIETMASKPKHSKTYFLRKTLKPGSKLVLKLLRVSPEDNEALRRCGVSAVSATIRRYLRREQRRARLTKLAGALGDIGEKDQRETTVCEESPAAACINRQPSGAMAPENTTQYLMGNVYADMKANIHTAPAAHETSTHLYSECLSPWGVYAAMDSHESCLAFQQRDFEEVFNQCWELE from the coding sequence ATGTGTATTGAAACAATGGCGTCCAAACCGAAGCACAGTAAGACCTACTTTCTACGTAAAACCCTGAAGCCTGGATCGAAGTTGGTGCTGAAACTGCTCCGTGTTTCCCCGGAGGACAACGAGGCCCTCCGGCGCTGTGGAGTCTCCGCGGTGAGTGCGACCATCCGCAGATACCTCCGCCGGGAGCAGAGGCGGGCACGGCTGACTAAACTGGCCGGAGCCCTGGGAGACATCGGGGAGAAAGACCAGAGGGAGACGACGGTGTGTGAGGAAAGTCCCGCTGCGGCCTGTATCAACCGTCAACCATCAGGAGCAATGGCGCCGGAGAACACCACGCAATACCTGATGGGAAATGTGTACGCAGACATGAAGGCAAACATCCACACAGCACCAGCTGCACATGAAACATCTACACATCTGTATAGCGAGTGTCTGTCACCCTGGGGTGTGTACGCTGCGATGGACTCCCATGAGAGCTGTCTCGCCTTCCAGCAGAGGGACTTTGAGGAAGTGTTCAACCAGTGCTGGGAACTGGAATGA